From one Comamonas piscis genomic stretch:
- the thiD gene encoding bifunctional hydroxymethylpyrimidine kinase/phosphomethylpyrimidine kinase, with protein MTNQPESSPSESTLAATIDTASILCFNANDPSGAGGTNADALAVASMGGHPCTVVTGALIRDTLDTIDFYALPDDAVQQQAQTVLQDIPIRAIKLGFLGSIENVRVCAEVTIDYPDLPVVAYVTGMAWWDSELIDDYLDAYQELLLPQVTVLVGAYGLLWRWLLPDRTSEHRPSPRDIAKAAAEHGVPFVLVTGIPTHDQHVENVLASADTIYGSGEFELFETEYIGAGDTLSAALTALLATEVPLSDATAEAMTYLDKCLEGGLRPGMGKTIPDRLFWVHADDEDEEEAGEEAGEEEPEDADGTAGSTQNLRNTLQ; from the coding sequence TTGACAAACCAGCCAGAATCCAGCCCGAGCGAGAGCACCTTGGCCGCCACCATTGATACCGCCAGTATCCTGTGTTTCAACGCCAATGACCCCAGTGGCGCAGGCGGGACCAATGCCGATGCACTGGCCGTGGCCTCCATGGGTGGCCACCCTTGCACCGTGGTCACCGGTGCCCTGATCCGCGATACGCTCGACACCATCGATTTTTATGCGCTGCCAGATGATGCGGTACAACAACAGGCGCAGACTGTTTTGCAGGATATTCCGATCCGCGCGATCAAATTGGGCTTTCTGGGATCGATCGAAAATGTACGAGTGTGTGCAGAAGTAACCATCGACTACCCGGATCTGCCGGTGGTGGCTTATGTCACCGGTATGGCCTGGTGGGACAGTGAACTGATTGATGACTACCTGGATGCCTACCAGGAACTGCTGTTGCCGCAAGTAACGGTACTGGTCGGCGCCTATGGCCTGCTGTGGCGCTGGCTGCTACCCGACCGCACCTCCGAACACCGCCCCAGCCCCCGCGATATTGCCAAGGCCGCTGCCGAACACGGCGTGCCCTTTGTGCTGGTGACTGGCATTCCCACCCATGACCAGCATGTGGAAAACGTGCTCGCCTCGGCTGACACCATCTATGGCAGCGGCGAGTTCGAGCTGTTCGAAACCGAGTACATCGGTGCCGGCGACACCCTCAGCGCCGCGCTGACCGCCTTGCTCGCCACCGAGGTGCCCCTGAGCGATGCGACGGCCGAGGCCATGACCTACCTGGACAAATGCCTTGAAGGCGGGCTGCGCCCCGGCATGGGCAAGACCATTCCCGACCGCCTCTTCTGGGTGCATGCCGATGACGAAGACGAGGAAGAAGCGGGCGAGGAAGCGGGCGAGGAAGAGCCCGAGGACGCCGACGGCACGGCCGGCAGCACCCAAAACCTGCGCAATACACTGCAGTGA